In one window of Psychrobacter sp. P2G3 DNA:
- the fabF gene encoding beta-ketoacyl-ACP synthase II, producing MSQNSSSSTPQHTNTAPKLRHKPPHYERSDEMRVVVTGMGAVTPLGVDIESTWKRLLNGESGITSISHFDATDYRAQIAGVIKDFDTKQYMSPKDARRYDAFMHYGVAATAMALKDAGFIEAISAEDTPVQNVDQERFGVILGSGIGGIQTIEDSCAMLNARGAKKVSPFVVPGSIANMAAGLVAIKHKLKGPNLATATACTTGTHAIGLAARLIAYGDADVMIAGGSERGSSPLGMAGFAAMHALSTRNDEPTKASRPFDKDRDGFVMGDGAGVLVLESLAHAKARGATILAEVVGFGMSDDASHITAPPEDGNGAARAMQSALNDAGIDPSRVGYVNAHGTSTPAGDVAESIAIETVFASVKDSILVSSTKSMTGHLLGAAGGVEAIFTILALQNQHVPPTINLDNVEDNCNLDYVANKSRKVENLDYAVSNSFGFGGTNGSLIFARWS from the coding sequence ATGAGCCAAAATAGCAGTTCATCGACACCGCAACATACCAATACTGCACCAAAACTGCGTCATAAACCACCTCATTATGAGCGTTCTGATGAGATGCGTGTCGTCGTCACGGGTATGGGTGCCGTTACCCCGCTAGGAGTGGATATCGAAAGCACATGGAAACGACTGCTCAACGGCGAAAGCGGCATTACCTCAATCTCACATTTCGATGCGACTGACTATCGCGCCCAAATCGCAGGCGTGATTAAAGACTTCGACACTAAGCAATATATGAGCCCCAAAGACGCACGCCGCTATGATGCATTTATGCACTATGGTGTAGCTGCTACTGCAATGGCACTTAAAGATGCAGGCTTCATTGAAGCAATCAGCGCAGAGGACACTCCGGTACAGAATGTCGACCAAGAGCGCTTCGGTGTCATCTTAGGATCAGGCATTGGTGGTATTCAAACTATTGAAGATAGCTGCGCCATGCTAAATGCAAGAGGTGCTAAAAAAGTATCACCATTTGTCGTTCCAGGCTCTATTGCCAATATGGCAGCTGGCCTAGTAGCTATCAAACACAAACTTAAAGGTCCCAATCTTGCGACTGCAACGGCATGTACTACAGGTACGCATGCTATCGGTTTGGCTGCACGCCTAATCGCTTATGGTGATGCTGATGTCATGATTGCAGGTGGTAGCGAGAGAGGCTCGAGCCCATTAGGTATGGCAGGCTTCGCGGCTATGCATGCGCTCTCTACCCGCAATGATGAGCCGACCAAAGCATCACGTCCATTCGATAAAGATCGTGATGGTTTTGTGATGGGTGACGGCGCAGGCGTATTGGTACTGGAAAGCCTTGCTCACGCCAAGGCACGCGGTGCAACCATACTAGCTGAAGTTGTCGGCTTTGGTATGAGTGACGATGCCAGCCATATCACGGCGCCACCTGAAGATGGTAATGGTGCTGCACGCGCTATGCAAAGTGCCCTTAATGACGCAGGTATTGATCCATCACGCGTTGGCTATGTCAACGCCCATGGTACTAGTACGCCTGCTGGAGATGTCGCTGAATCCATCGCGATTGAGACCGTATTTGCTTCAGTCAAAGACAGCATCTTGGTTAGCTCAACCAAATCTATGACTGGGCACTTATTAGGCGCAGCTGGTGGTGTTGAAGCTATCTTTACGATACTTGCTTTGCAGAATCAGCATGTACCGCCGACGATTAATCTAGACAATGTCGAGGACAACTGCAATTTAGACTATGTGGCCAATAAATCACGTAAAGTTGAAAATCTTGATTACGCTGTATCTAATAGCTTTGGTTTTGGCGGCACCAATGGTTCATTGATTTTTGCACGTTGGTCATAG
- a CDS encoding GNAT family protein — protein sequence MLDLPTLSSNGITLKPLTLSYANDLAEACQDGELWKINETSVPEPDKVIDYINTAESMPDRKAFVVIDESTGKAIGSTSFHDILPFAKRLEIGYTWYAQSYWRTHVNTTCKLMLLTYIFETLEYQTVGWRADIGNRRSQEAIERLGAKKDGVIRGNRVCRDGVISDTAMYSLVKSEWPQVKAELMKKLKTY from the coding sequence ATGCTAGACCTTCCTACATTATCAAGTAACGGAATCACCCTTAAGCCATTGACATTAAGTTATGCAAATGACTTAGCCGAAGCTTGCCAAGACGGTGAACTATGGAAAATAAACGAGACTTCTGTACCAGAGCCAGATAAAGTCATCGACTACATCAATACTGCAGAATCAATGCCCGATAGAAAAGCTTTTGTCGTCATTGATGAGTCAACCGGTAAGGCGATTGGCTCAACGAGCTTCCATGATATTTTGCCTTTTGCGAAACGCTTAGAGATTGGCTATACCTGGTATGCTCAATCGTATTGGCGCACGCATGTCAATACGACCTGTAAGCTCATGCTGCTCACCTATATATTTGAAACCTTAGAATATCAAACCGTAGGCTGGCGCGCGGATATTGGCAATCGCCGCTCACAAGAAGCGATTGAACGCTTAGGCGCCAAAAAAGATGGGGTCATTCGAGGCAATAGAGTCTGCCGTGACGGCGTTATTTCAGATACAGCGATGTATAGTTTGGTAAAGTCTGAGTGGCCACAAGTAAAAGCAGAATTGATGAAAAAGCTTAAGACGTATTAA
- the tyrS gene encoding tyrosine--tRNA ligase — protein sequence MTDHSYTLEEQLALIQRGTQEILSQEDLVAKLKLNRPLRIKAGFDPTAPDLHLGHTVLINKLKHFQDLGHEIYFLIGDYTAKIGDPSGKNSTRPPLTDEQIQINAQTYAEQVFKILDKEKTKIVFNSEWFKDMSAGDMIQLSSQLTVSRMLERDDFSKRYAAQTPIAIHEFLYPLVQGYDSIALKADVELGGTDQTFNILMGRTLQGRYGQEPQVCITVPILEGLDGVNKMSKSLNNYVGIYDAPGTMYQKILSMPDTLIRRYFEFLSFKPMEEVDSLMAEMENGRNPQEIKRILAEELIERFHDADAAANAHKSAGNVLADGELPVDLPEIMLDLEGQDALFITQILNQAELAKNNSAAKDMVKRGAVKVDGEVVDASFSLTSGQTAVIQAGKKAYAKVTVG from the coding sequence ATGACAGACCATTCATACACCTTAGAAGAACAACTTGCCCTTATTCAGCGCGGTACGCAAGAAATTCTATCGCAAGAAGATTTAGTCGCTAAGTTAAAACTAAACCGTCCGCTACGTATTAAGGCAGGCTTTGATCCCACCGCACCTGATCTGCATTTAGGTCACACGGTATTGATTAATAAGCTTAAGCACTTTCAAGATTTGGGTCATGAGATTTATTTTTTAATTGGTGATTATACGGCCAAAATTGGCGATCCCTCTGGTAAAAATTCTACGCGTCCACCATTGACCGACGAGCAAATCCAAATCAATGCGCAAACTTATGCTGAGCAAGTCTTTAAGATTTTGGATAAAGAAAAAACCAAGATTGTCTTTAACTCTGAATGGTTCAAGGATATGTCAGCGGGTGATATGATTCAGCTTTCTAGCCAGTTGACCGTTTCACGTATGCTTGAGCGCGATGATTTCTCTAAACGCTACGCGGCGCAAACGCCAATTGCTATCCATGAGTTTTTATACCCATTGGTGCAAGGTTATGACTCTATCGCGCTAAAAGCCGACGTCGAGCTTGGCGGTACCGATCAAACCTTTAATATCTTGATGGGTCGCACTTTGCAAGGCCGTTATGGTCAAGAGCCGCAAGTTTGTATTACGGTGCCAATCTTAGAAGGCTTAGACGGCGTCAATAAAATGTCTAAGTCACTGAACAACTATGTCGGCATCTATGATGCACCGGGCACGATGTACCAAAAAATCCTATCCATGCCAGATACCCTAATTCGTCGCTACTTTGAATTTTTAAGCTTTAAACCGATGGAAGAAGTCGACAGCTTGATGGCAGAGATGGAAAATGGTCGCAATCCACAAGAAATCAAACGTATTTTAGCCGAAGAATTGATTGAGCGTTTTCATGATGCGGACGCTGCTGCCAATGCGCATAAATCTGCAGGTAACGTACTGGCTGATGGCGAATTACCAGTGGATTTACCAGAGATAATGCTAGATTTAGAAGGTCAAGACGCACTATTTATTACCCAAATTCTGAACCAAGCTGAACTTGCCAAAAACAACTCAGCAGCTAAAGATATGGTAAAACGTGGCGCAGTAAAAGTGGATGGCGAAGTGGTCGACGCCAGCTTTAGCTTAACCTCAGGGCAGACAGCGGTTATCCAAGCAGGTAAAAAAGCTTATGCAAAAGTGACGGTGGGTTAA
- a CDS encoding alpha/beta hydrolase: MIKNLLTLPMQYQLQTMNVTTANNITLPVSVIGKGKPVLMLHAYGMDAREFLPFILPLAGEYQFYLPHFRGFGEAKSINLTQFDFVRQYADDINAVIEQVCRELSIESLPVAAISMGAQVMWAYFERFGISRVSHYLNIDQSPAIHNQSDWQGGLFGEKQQEVFDIFHNVVDMTLPYAKIDSFTHLPFAIKRRVTDVERLFSLLSVNRSRSKAIIQFLTHQNDHQLVFYNHSTWQHKMRCLQAYLELPYDFRAVIEKVTIPVVNLIGGRSRLYDPEWQQKVTYMLPNAIEVVLPKAGHAVPMDEPIGFYKVLKRFLEG, encoded by the coding sequence ATGATAAAAAATCTGCTCACACTGCCGATGCAATACCAATTACAGACTATGAACGTCACTACTGCTAACAATATAACGCTCCCAGTCTCAGTCATCGGTAAAGGCAAACCTGTGCTCATGCTACATGCTTACGGCATGGATGCGCGTGAGTTTTTACCGTTTATCTTACCGCTCGCGGGCGAATATCAGTTCTATTTACCGCACTTTAGAGGTTTTGGAGAAGCGAAATCTATCAATTTGACGCAATTTGATTTTGTACGCCAGTATGCTGACGATATTAACGCAGTGATTGAGCAAGTTTGCCGTGAGCTAAGCATAGAGTCTCTACCTGTTGCCGCTATTTCAATGGGCGCTCAAGTGATGTGGGCATATTTTGAACGTTTTGGTATATCGCGGGTAAGTCACTATTTAAATATCGACCAAAGCCCTGCTATCCATAATCAGTCTGATTGGCAAGGTGGATTGTTCGGAGAGAAACAGCAAGAGGTGTTTGATATTTTTCATAACGTGGTCGATATGACGCTACCCTATGCCAAGATTGATAGCTTCACGCATCTGCCATTTGCTATCAAACGCCGAGTCACTGATGTCGAACGGCTATTCTCTTTACTATCAGTAAATCGCTCGCGCTCAAAAGCCATCATACAATTCTTGACTCATCAAAATGATCATCAGCTGGTGTTTTATAATCACAGTACATGGCAACACAAGATGCGCTGCTTGCAAGCTTACTTAGAGCTGCCCTACGACTTTCGGGCAGTCATAGAAAAAGTCACTATTCCAGTAGTGAACTTAATTGGTGGTCGCTCTAGATTATATGATCCCGAATGGCAGCAGAAAGTCACCTATATGCTACCTAATGCTATTGAAGTTGTTTTACCGAAGGCGGGTCATGCGGTACCAATGGACGAGCCGATTGGCTTTTATAAAGTGTTAAAGAGATTTTTGGAAGGTTAG
- a CDS encoding alpha/beta hydrolase produces MPYVKVATQNEQPVELYYEIQGTGKPVVLIHGWPLSGRAWESQLPALVEAGYQVITYDRRGFGKSSQPWNGYDYDTLAQDLKALMDELDLIDATIVGFSMGGGEVARYLGKYGSERVSKAVLASAVPPYLFKADDNPDGGLEEQDIQEFLDGVSGDRIAFLNDFTKNFFTPKDGKLLVSKPLRLYNRDIAAFASAKASYDCVKAFSYTDFRDDLKAFDVPTLIIHGDADQIVPLEVSGQRSHDMIANIQLHIIEGGPHGINVTHAKEFNEALIAFLDS; encoded by the coding sequence ATGCCATATGTGAAAGTTGCAACTCAAAACGAGCAACCTGTCGAACTATATTACGAAATCCAAGGTACTGGCAAACCTGTTGTGTTGATTCATGGTTGGCCATTAAGCGGACGGGCGTGGGAGTCACAACTCCCTGCACTGGTTGAGGCGGGTTATCAAGTGATTACGTATGACAGACGTGGTTTTGGGAAATCCTCCCAGCCATGGAACGGGTATGATTACGATACTTTGGCACAAGATCTAAAAGCCTTGATGGATGAGCTAGATTTAATAGATGCTACTATCGTCGGCTTCTCTATGGGCGGTGGCGAAGTGGCGCGTTATCTTGGGAAATATGGTTCAGAGCGTGTCAGTAAAGCAGTACTAGCCTCTGCTGTGCCGCCCTATTTATTTAAGGCGGATGATAATCCTGATGGTGGCTTAGAAGAGCAAGACATTCAGGAGTTTTTAGATGGTGTCAGCGGTGACCGTATTGCCTTCTTAAATGACTTTACTAAGAACTTTTTTACTCCAAAAGACGGCAAATTATTAGTTAGTAAACCATTACGTTTATATAACCGTGACATTGCTGCATTTGCCTCTGCCAAAGCTAGCTACGATTGTGTCAAAGCTTTTAGCTATACCGATTTCCGTGATGATTTAAAAGCATTTGACGTACCAACTTTGATCATTCATGGCGATGCGGATCAAATCGTACCGTTAGAAGTGAGTGGTCAGCGTTCTCACGATATGATTGCAAATATTCAACTTCATATCATTGAAGGTGGTCCGCACGGTATTAATGTGACTCATGCAAAAGAGTTTAATGAAGCCTTAATTGCCTTTTTAGACAGCTAA
- the upp gene encoding uracil phosphoribosyltransferase — protein MSDLKITVIEHPLVRHKLSLMREKDCSTYKFRTLTKELARLMAYEASRDFEIETFPMEGWCGEITGEQIIGKTATIVPILRAGIGMLDGVLDLIPTAKISVVGLQRDEETLQPVPFFEKFVSHMDKRPALIIDPMLATGGSMVATIEMLKKNGCTNIKALVLVAAPEGVRLVNEAHPDVTIYTAALDSHLDEHGYIIPGLGDAGDKIFGKQLSNR, from the coding sequence ATGAGCGACTTAAAAATTACTGTAATTGAGCATCCGTTAGTCCGTCATAAACTCAGCCTCATGCGCGAAAAAGACTGTAGTACTTATAAGTTCCGTACGCTAACTAAAGAACTTGCACGTTTGATGGCTTATGAGGCAAGCCGCGATTTTGAAATTGAAACGTTCCCGATGGAAGGCTGGTGTGGTGAGATCACTGGTGAGCAAATTATCGGTAAGACGGCAACGATTGTACCTATTCTACGTGCTGGTATTGGCATGTTGGACGGGGTGCTCGATTTGATTCCTACTGCAAAAATCTCTGTCGTGGGTTTGCAGCGCGACGAAGAGACCTTGCAACCAGTACCATTTTTTGAAAAATTCGTCAGCCACATGGACAAACGTCCTGCTCTTATCATTGATCCAATGTTAGCAACGGGTGGTTCGATGGTAGCGACTATTGAGATGCTAAAGAAAAATGGCTGTACCAATATTAAAGCCTTAGTGTTAGTTGCTGCACCTGAGGGCGTACGCTTGGTGAATGAAGCGCATCCTGACGTGACCATTTATACCGCCGCACTAGACAGTCATTTAGATGAGCACGGTTACATCATTCCAGGTCTTGGCGATGCAGGTGATAAAATCTTTGGTAAGCAATTATCAAATAGGTAA
- a CDS encoding DNA glycosylase — MMMGTFPPTADKWAMSFHYPNFYNDMWRIYGRVFFDNANYFRVGDEKRFDPERIRDFMFERGIASCPTVKQAIRETGNASDKNLTVVTPVDLDNILLQVPKVQTLFTTGGKATEVLLNLLAKPPAKSKYPKTNQSMDYPYQWQNDHNKKTDINSLTLYRLPSTSRAYPLALDKKVAAYKEFFKKIGKL; from the coding sequence ATGATGATGGGAACTTTTCCACCGACAGCTGACAAATGGGCCATGAGTTTTCATTATCCTAATTTTTATAATGATATGTGGCGTATTTACGGGCGCGTGTTTTTTGATAATGCCAATTATTTTAGAGTCGGCGATGAAAAACGCTTTGATCCTGAGCGTATTCGCGACTTTATGTTCGAGCGCGGTATCGCTTCTTGTCCGACAGTAAAACAAGCTATTCGTGAAACGGGCAATGCCTCGGATAAGAACTTAACCGTTGTAACGCCTGTTGATTTAGACAATATCTTGCTACAAGTACCAAAGGTGCAGACCTTATTTACGACAGGAGGCAAGGCAACAGAGGTATTACTTAACTTATTAGCTAAGCCACCTGCCAAGTCGAAGTATCCTAAGACCAATCAAAGTATGGATTATCCTTACCAATGGCAAAACGACCATAATAAAAAAACTGATATTAATAGTCTTACCTTATATAGGTTGCCTTCAACTTCGCGCGCCTATCCTTTAGCGTTAGATAAAAAAGTCGCTGCCTATAAAGAATTTTTTAAAAAGATTGGCAAGCTATAA
- a CDS encoding anhydro-N-acetylmuramic acid kinase, with translation MTNPASIADTNDTTYSNMNFDNGLDNTLDNGLESIDDLNYATLTDALEQTVFESFDDGLYIGMMSGTSLDGMDAVLCQFNDNVNSDDLNNDDDTPQPMRLLATCSQNFPPRLREVLLALCQPNGVQELTPTADEPNSELDWFGWASKEYGEFASDVVNTLLQQSNTDSESVLAIGCHGQTVRHRPQMGFTLQLVDANIIAERTGISVVSDFRRRDMAVGGQGAPLVPAFHQALFATPDCTRILLNLGGIANITVLPALTSDLSNNQQADSVVGYDTGPANLLLDAWTALHTDNDYDAGGAWAQSGQVVEPLLNQLIEHPFFARSYPKSTGREDFNLAWLQDELQKFDQASAHIRYSSADVQATLTELTAISASAQINMFIQAHENSSVYVCGGGALNDYLMTRLQAHLPHCIVETTASLGLNPAWVEAVAFAWLARQTLIGETGNLPAVTGASKGVVLGQVCFA, from the coding sequence ATGACCAACCCCGCATCGATTGCTGATACTAATGATACTACTTATTCAAATATGAATTTTGATAATGGTTTAGACAATACTTTAGACAATGGTTTAGAAAGTATTGATGACTTAAATTATGCCACATTGACCGATGCGCTGGAGCAAACGGTGTTTGAAAGCTTCGATGATGGTTTATACATCGGTATGATGTCGGGCACTAGCTTAGATGGTATGGACGCTGTTCTTTGTCAATTTAATGACAATGTTAATAGTGATGATCTTAATAATGATGACGACACGCCGCAACCCATGCGTTTATTGGCGACTTGTAGCCAGAATTTTCCACCACGTCTCCGTGAAGTGTTATTGGCCTTATGTCAGCCTAATGGTGTCCAAGAATTAACGCCAACAGCTGATGAACCAAACAGCGAGTTAGACTGGTTCGGTTGGGCAAGCAAAGAGTACGGTGAGTTTGCAAGCGACGTGGTCAATACCTTGTTGCAGCAGTCAAATACAGATAGTGAGTCCGTGCTAGCGATTGGCTGTCATGGTCAAACCGTGCGCCATCGCCCGCAAATGGGCTTTACGTTGCAATTAGTCGATGCCAATATCATCGCTGAGCGTACTGGCATTAGCGTCGTGAGTGATTTTCGTCGCCGTGATATGGCGGTCGGTGGTCAAGGTGCGCCTTTGGTCCCTGCTTTTCATCAAGCATTATTTGCCACGCCTGACTGTACCCGCATTTTATTAAACTTGGGTGGTATTGCTAATATCACCGTCTTGCCAGCGCTTACTAGTGACCTTTCAAACAATCAACAAGCAGATAGCGTTGTTGGTTATGATACGGGCCCTGCTAACTTATTATTAGATGCGTGGACGGCATTGCATACCGATAATGATTATGATGCTGGCGGTGCATGGGCACAATCTGGACAAGTCGTTGAGCCGCTACTTAATCAGCTGATAGAGCATCCATTTTTTGCACGGTCTTACCCTAAGAGTACAGGTCGTGAAGATTTTAACTTAGCTTGGTTACAGGACGAACTACAAAAATTCGATCAGGCTTCTGCCCATATTCGTTATTCATCCGCTGATGTACAAGCAACCTTGACCGAGCTGACGGCCATTAGTGCTAGTGCGCAAATTAACATGTTTATACAAGCTCATGAAAATAGTTCGGTGTATGTCTGCGGTGGCGGTGCGCTGAATGATTATTTGATGACACGCTTACAAGCACATCTCCCCCATTGCATAGTAGAGACTACTGCAAGCCTAGGACTTAACCCCGCTTGGGTAGAGGCGGTTGCTTTTGCTTGGCTGGCAAGGCAGACACTCATAGGTGAAACAGGTAACTTGCCAGCCGTTACTGGCGCAAGTAAAGGCGTTGTTTTGGGACAAGTGTGTTTTGCTTAA
- a CDS encoding DUF1653 domain-containing protein, translating to MPQGIYRHYKGSLYQVLHTAQHSETEEALVVYRCLYGEYGVWVRPLAMFAETVIVDGKEIPRFEMIKALAD from the coding sequence ATTCCCCAAGGCATTTACCGCCATTATAAAGGCAGTCTTTACCAAGTTTTGCATACCGCTCAGCATTCCGAAACGGAAGAAGCGTTAGTCGTTTATCGCTGTTTGTATGGCGAATATGGTGTCTGGGTACGACCGTTAGCGATGTTTGCTGAGACAGTCATAGTAGATGGTAAAGAAATACCTAGATTTGAGATGATTAAAGCTTTGGCTGATTAA
- a CDS encoding SDR family NAD(P)-dependent oxidoreductase has translation MNVLITGASAGFGKALAERLVAKGHRVIGCARRIDKLNALAETLGDLFLPVVMDVSDTASIPQIIADLPDGFSQIDVLVNNAGLALGTEPAQNASLDDWMRMTDTNIKGLMALTHAVLPAMVARDSGYIINVGSIAGSWPYFGGNVYGATKAFVKQFSLNLRADLLGTQVRVTNLEPGNVAGTEFSNVRYHGDEDKAAKVYDGFKTMTGEDIGDILLWLIESPAHINVNRLEVMPVAQTYNGLTIAKQDS, from the coding sequence ATGAACGTATTGATTACAGGAGCAAGCGCTGGTTTCGGTAAAGCACTGGCTGAACGTTTGGTTGCCAAAGGTCACCGTGTGATTGGCTGTGCCAGACGTATCGATAAACTTAATGCTTTGGCAGAAACTTTGGGCGATTTATTCTTACCCGTAGTGATGGACGTCAGTGATACTGCCTCTATTCCGCAAATTATCGCCGATTTGCCAGATGGCTTTAGTCAAATCGATGTCTTGGTTAACAATGCTGGGCTAGCACTGGGTACAGAGCCTGCCCAAAATGCCAGCCTTGATGACTGGATGCGTATGACAGATACCAATATCAAAGGTCTGATGGCGCTGACTCATGCCGTCTTGCCAGCGATGGTCGCTCGCGATAGTGGTTATATCATTAATGTTGGCTCGATTGCAGGCAGCTGGCCTTACTTTGGTGGTAACGTTTATGGCGCTACTAAAGCATTTGTAAAACAATTTAGCTTGAACTTGCGTGCGGATTTATTAGGTACGCAAGTGCGAGTGACCAATCTTGAACCGGGTAATGTTGCGGGTACTGAGTTTTCAAACGTCCGCTATCACGGTGATGAAGATAAAGCAGCTAAGGTTTATGATGGCTTTAAAACCATGACTGGAGAAGATATTGGCGATATTTTACTTTGGCTCATAGAATCTCCTGCTCACATTAACGTTAACCGCTTAGAAGTGATGCCAGTCGCGCAAACCTATAATGGATTAACGATTGCTAAGCAAGACAGCTAG
- a CDS encoding aminopeptidase P family protein, with amino-acid sequence MNKQTIHDRIDSLRKSLAAQDLTAIIVPSADPHLSEYLPEYWQSRLWLSGFTGSVGTLVVTADFAGLWTDSRYWVHAADQLEGTGISLEKLAPGQPNHIDWLAEHLQEGDSVAVDGNVLSIAEQDKLLDAFDANDITLITERDVLTDIWSDRPALPSAELYAHDEQFLAQSATSKLAAVRASMGDASATYHLLSSLDDIAWLTNLRGADVDYNPVFLAHMLISADKATLFVDNNKVSSDIEKALKDSGITLADYDAVQDALSALTPDDLLLLDPSKVAVGTLSKMADDVGFIEQMAPSTLLKSVKSDSDIDHVREAMRQDGAALSEFFATFEKRLADGERLSELDVDSMLIEVRSQQPHYVSPSFPTIAGFNENGALPHYRATPEKFSYLDVVEGEGGLLLIDSGAQYQNGTTDITRVVGIGQVSSEHKRDFTTVLKAHIALARASFPDGIASPLIDAICRAPLWQAQMDYGHGTGHGVGYFLNVHEGPQVIAYSASTPKERAMKEGMISSNEPGLYREGKWGIRIENLVVNMSVASPTETEFGKFLNFETITYCPIDTRLIESSLLDQVEIDWLNDYHSQVFAELKDRVDGAALEWLTERTQAI; translated from the coding sequence ATGAATAAACAAACCATTCATGATCGTATCGATAGCTTACGTAAAAGCTTAGCTGCCCAAGACCTTACCGCGATTATTGTGCCATCTGCTGATCCACATTTATCTGAGTACTTACCAGAATATTGGCAATCACGTTTGTGGTTGTCAGGGTTTACAGGCTCAGTCGGTACGCTCGTCGTTACGGCTGATTTTGCCGGCCTATGGACTGATAGTCGCTATTGGGTGCACGCAGCTGATCAGCTAGAAGGTACAGGTATCAGCTTAGAGAAGCTTGCTCCAGGCCAGCCAAATCATATCGATTGGCTCGCCGAGCACTTGCAAGAAGGTGATAGCGTAGCAGTCGATGGTAATGTGCTATCTATCGCTGAGCAAGATAAGTTACTAGACGCTTTTGATGCCAACGACATTACTTTAATCACTGAGCGTGATGTATTGACAGACATATGGAGCGATCGTCCAGCGCTACCATCAGCAGAGTTATATGCTCACGATGAGCAGTTTCTCGCCCAGTCTGCTACCTCAAAACTTGCTGCCGTGCGTGCCAGTATGGGCGATGCAAGCGCAACGTATCACCTGCTTTCTAGCTTAGATGACATTGCATGGTTGACCAACTTACGCGGCGCTGACGTCGATTATAATCCTGTGTTTTTAGCGCATATGCTGATTAGTGCAGACAAAGCGACATTGTTTGTTGATAATAATAAAGTCAGTAGCGATATTGAAAAAGCCCTAAAAGATAGCGGTATAACGCTTGCTGATTATGATGCAGTACAAGATGCATTGAGTGCGCTGACGCCAGATGACTTGCTATTGTTAGATCCAAGTAAAGTCGCAGTGGGTACGCTATCAAAAATGGCGGACGATGTAGGCTTTATCGAGCAAATGGCACCGAGCACTTTGCTAAAATCTGTTAAATCTGACTCAGATATCGATCATGTACGTGAAGCCATGCGTCAAGATGGAGCCGCATTAAGTGAATTCTTTGCCACATTTGAGAAGCGCTTAGCAGATGGTGAACGCTTAAGTGAGCTGGACGTTGATAGTATGCTGATTGAGGTACGTAGTCAGCAGCCACATTATGTATCGCCAAGTTTTCCAACCATTGCAGGATTTAATGAAAATGGTGCGTTGCCGCATTACCGTGCGACACCAGAAAAGTTTAGCTACCTTGACGTCGTTGAGGGCGAAGGTGGATTATTGCTGATTGACTCAGGCGCTCAATATCAAAACGGCACCACCGATATCACTCGCGTGGTCGGTATTGGCCAAGTAAGCAGCGAGCACAAACGCGACTTTACCACGGTACTCAAAGCCCATATTGCTTTAGCGCGTGCAAGCTTCCCTGATGGTATTGCCTCGCCACTAATTGATGCGATTTGTCGTGCGCCATTATGGCAAGCACAGATGGATTATGGTCATGGTACAGGGCATGGCGTTGGTTACTTCTTAAACGTCCATGAAGGCCCGCAAGTCATCGCCTATAGTGCCAGTACGCCAAAAGAGCGCGCGATGAAAGAAGGCATGATATCCAGTAATGAACCAGGTCTATACCGCGAAGGTAAGTGGGGTATTCGTATTGAAAACTTGGTGGTAAATATGTCAGTTGCGAGTCCGACTGAAACTGAGTTTGGTAAATTCTTAAACTTTGAAACCATCACTTACTGCCCAATTGATACTCGTTTGATTGAGTCTTCATTGTTGGATCAGGTAGAGATAGATTGGTTAAACGACTATCATAGCCAAGTCTTTGCTGAGCTAAAAGATCGCGTTGATGGCGCGGCACTTGAATGGTTGACCGAGCGTACACAAGCCATTTAA